The sequence GCGCCTCGCGCGCACCCTGCTCGTCCAGACCGCTGCCATGCACGCTCCCGATGACGTGGCGATGGCCCTCGCCGTGCCCGGCGACCGGCTCGCCGACTGGGAGTGGGCCAAGTGGCTGCCGCACCTGCTCGACACCGAGCAGTACGACGGCCCGGTAGCCGCGCGCCGCATCGCACCCTCCGCGCCCCAACTCGCCCGGCTGCTCGGCCCCGAACTGCGCCGCCGCGCCTCCTATGCGGCCGAGGTCCGCCGCGGCCTCTCCGGCGATGACGCCCTGGCCATGACCTCCCGGCTGCTGGTCGTCGCCGACGGCCACGGTGCGGACGCCGTCGACCTGCCGCGTCCCGACGAGGCGGTCGGCCTGCGCGAGATGGGCGTCACCGTCCTGCATCTGCTCGAACAGCGAGTCCAGGAGCCCGGAAACGTCGGCGTCCGCATCACCGTCGACGGCGATCAGGTCGTCATCGACGACCTGCGCGGGCAGCAGCCGGTCGGCTCCCACGGCACTGTGGACGAGGCCGGCATCCCATTCGCCGAGGGCCTGACCCGGATGCTTGCGCCACTGCGTCTGTCCGCCGAATCGCTTACCGACGCACCCCTGACCGGGCCCGTCGACTTCGCCGACCTGCTCGGCATCGACGACATGGCGCAACTCGACCTCCCACGCCTGTGGGCACCGCGCGGCGAACGTGCCTTCCTGCGTGTACCGATCGGCGTCAACGACTCCCGCGAGCCGGTGTTGCTCGACCTGAAGGAGTCCTCCGAGCTCGGCATGGGCCCGCACGGCCTGTGCGTCGGCGCCACCGGCTCCGGGAAGTCGGAGCTCCTGCGCACCCTCGTCCTCGCCCTGGTGGCCACCCACCCGCCGGAGGACCTCGCCCTCGTCCTCGTCGACTACAAGGGCGGTGCGACCTTCGCCCCGTTCGCCAACCTGCCGCACGTCGCCGGAGTCATCACCAACCTGGAGAACCAAGCCGGCCTCGTCGAACGCGTCCACGCCTCCTTGGCCGGCGAGGTCAAACGACGCCAGCAGGTCCTCAAGGACGCGGGCAACATCGCCGACATCGGTGACTATGCCGCGCTGCGCGCCCACCAGCGGCCCGACCTCGAACCGCTGCCCCACCTGTTCGTCGTCATCGACGAGTTCGGTGAACTGCTCACCGCCAAGCCGGACTTCATCGACCTGTTCCTGTCCATCGGCCGCATCGGGCGCTCCATCGGCGTGCACCTGCTGCTGTCCAGCCAGCGCATCGAGGGCGGCAACCTCAAGGGTCTGGACACCTACCTCTCGTACCGGCTCGGCCTGCGCACCTTCTCCGCCGACGAATCCCGTACGGTCTTGGATACCACGGACGCCTTCCACCTGCCGCCGCTGCCCGGTTTCGGCTACCTCAAGGTCGACACCAGCCATTACGACCGTTTCAAGGCGAGCTATGTCTCGGGCGCCTACCGCGGCCCCGTGCAGCGCGGGGAGGAAGAGGACACCGGGCCCCTCGCCCTCCCCTACGAGACCTTCAACTCCACGGCCGGAGCGAAGGACGCGAGCGCGCCGGAGCAGACGGTGCGGCGCCGCGAGATGGGGCCGACCGAGCTGGGCGTCATGGTCGAGCAGCTGGCGAACGCCGCCGGTCCGGTGCGCCGCATCTGGCTGCCGCCCCTACCTGATGCGATCACCCTGGACAGGGTCGCCGGACCCCTGGATGTCGGCACACGCGGTATGCAGCTCGCGGGGCGCCGCGCCCCACTGGAGGTACCTCTCGGTCTGCTCGACGATCCGGCCAGACAGTGGCAGGGCCAGTGGTACCTGGACCTCACCATGGCGGGTGGCCACGCCGCCGTCATCGGCGGCCCGCAGTCCGGCAAGACCACGCTCCTCCGCACCCTCGTCCTCTCACTGGCGCTGACCCACACCCCCCAGGAGGTCGGCGTCTACGGCCTCGACCTAGTGGGCGGCGGCCTCGCGGCCCTGTCGGGCCTGCCTCATGTCGGAGGTGTCGCAGGTCGCGTCGACCGTGAGCGGGTGGCCCGCACCATCGACGAGGTGCGAACGATGCTCGCGGCCAGGGAGGAGCTCTTCCGCGAGCACGGCATCGACTCCGTCGATCAGCTGCGTGCCCTGCACGCGGCGGGCCGGCTGCCCCAGCTGGCCTCCGCCGAGGTCGTCCTCGTTATCGACGGCTTCGGCGCGCTGCGTGACGACTTCGAAGAGTTGGAGGACGCCGTTGCCGACATCCTCCAACGCGGTGGTGGTTACGGCATCCACGTCGTGGCGGGCATGCTCCGCTGGAACGACGTGCGCATCGCCGTCCAGTCGAACTTCGGCACCCGCGTCGAACTGCGGCTCAACGACCCCAGTGAGTCCAGCATCGACAGCAAGTTGGCAGTGACCCTTTCGCCCGATGAGCCCGGTCGCGTCCTGACCGCCGGCAAGCTCTTTGCCCAGGTCGCGCTTCCCCGTACGGACTCGCTTGCTGACACCGCGGACCTGGGCGCGGTTCTGGAGCGTGCGGCCCGGTCGATCCGCGCCACCTGGAGCGGTGAGGTCGCCCAGCCGGTGCGGGTGCTGCCGCACCGGCTGGAGTCCCACGTCCTGCCAGGCCCGGTCGCCGAACCCCGGCGGGTGCCCATTGGCCTGGACCAGACGGCGCTCGACCCCGTTCTGCTCGACCTGTTCCAGCACGACCAGCACCTACTGGTCATGGGCGACAGCGAGTGCGGCAAGACGAACCTCCTGAAGACCATCGCCGGCGGCCTGATCGAGCGCTACAGCGAGGACGAGCTGGTCTTCGCCGTCATGGACCCCAGGCGCAGTCTGCGCGGCGCGATCCCCGACGAGTTCAACGGCGGCTACGCGTACAACGCCAAGCTGTGCGCGGGCCTCGCCACCGCGGTCTGCACCGAGTTGAGCAAGCGGCTACCCGATGACGGCGCAGGTCTTGAGGACCTGGAACCCGGCAGCTGGGGCGGCGGTCCGCGGATCGTGGTCCTCATCGACGACTACGACGTACTCACCACCGCCGGCCAGGAACCGCTGGCCCCGTTCCTGCCGTACATCCCGTCCGCGGTGGACATCGGCCTCCACTTCGTCCTCACCCGCCGCGTTGCAGGAGCCTCACGCGGCATCTACGAGCCTCTGGTGCAGGGCCTGCGCGAGTCAGGTTCCTCCGCGCTCCTCATGGCAGGCGACCGCGGTGAAGGCCAGCTGTTCCCCGGCGTCTACGCCTCCTGGCAGCCGCCGGGCCGCGGTGTCCTCATCCGCAGGGGCCAGAGCAACCGCCTGATCCAGACCGTGTACTCCCCCGCGTGACATACAGGAGAGCTCTCCCGCCCACGCGGACGACGAGACGCACGGCATCCATGCCCCGAACGACAAAGGACCGGACGAGAACAACATGACCAAGGACGTCATCGCCCTCACCCAGCGCATGCCGGACCCGTCGGCGATGCTCGCGGGACTGCTCTCCGGAGGCCCCGACAAGCTGGTGGACACGGCGGGCGAAGGCGCGGTCGTACGACTCTGCGACGCCGAGGGACGCCCCCTCGTCTCCGTCGAAGCACCGCTGCTCGTGCAAGTCGCGGGCGAGGCCGAGCGGCTGCTCGGAGCCACCCCGCCGCCGCTTCCGTACTGGTGGACAGAGGCCCGCGCGACCACTGGTGTGGAAGAAGCCGAGCGGCTCGCGGGCACCTTCGCGGCCCGGCTGGCCGCTTTGGCCGACGGCTCCGCCTGGCCGCCTGAAGCCGCGCGGTCCCTGGCGGTGGTGAAGACCGACGGTGTGAGCGTTGCGCCCACGCCCGCCGCCGCGCAGCCCGCCGTCGACGTCCTCACCGACAAAGTCGCCGTCGTCATCCAGGACCGCCCGGTGGTGGCCATGACGGCCTGGCTCCAGGACGCGTTCCAGACCGCCGCAGACGCAGAGCTGGGCCTCCAGGTCGTCACCCCGCCAGGCACCACGCTCTCCCCGGCCGTACGCGCCAGCCTGAGCAACTGGCCCTCACGCTGGGTCGTGCGCGACGAGCGGGACGGCTACTACGACGGACAGTCCGGAGCTGTCCTGCGCTGGCAGGACGGCACGTTCGCACCGGTAGCGGCGGCCGACACGACCGCAGATGATCCCCGCACCCCAGTAGCCGCCTCCTACCAGGAGGCCACGGACACCGGCGAGCAGCAGCTGGCCATCACCTTCCGCACGATCCACCCCGCAGACGACCGTCTGGTCCTCGGCGGTGCGCTGGAGTCGATATGGCGCGAACTCACCGGTGAGCCCCCGGCGGGGTGGGGAACCGCGGAGCCCGCCAACCTCCCCTGGTCGCCGCGCCAGATGAC is a genomic window of Streptomyces sp. Edi2 containing:
- the eccCa gene encoding type VII secretion protein EccCa gives rise to the protein MTTRLIHRPARATRPPAASEARIIEAPPNLPEGKTGNIAMSLLPVAGVMSSVVMMTVVRNSQFAGLGAIILVVTVIGSVALVFSQRGKAQRTRRTQREAYLAYLEDLREELSYQERERRERAEVLNPPPAALYDIVRDPARIWERRRVDGDFLHVRVGTGEMPVRDLEIAQQGSSVLTPPDRFMLNEASALMSRFRTGTELPLTVPLDRVGDISVIGPREDCLRLARTLLVQTAAMHAPDDVAMALAVPGDRLADWEWAKWLPHLLDTEQYDGPVAARRIAPSAPQLARLLGPELRRRASYAAEVRRGLSGDDALAMTSRLLVVADGHGADAVDLPRPDEAVGLREMGVTVLHLLEQRVQEPGNVGVRITVDGDQVVIDDLRGQQPVGSHGTVDEAGIPFAEGLTRMLAPLRLSAESLTDAPLTGPVDFADLLGIDDMAQLDLPRLWAPRGERAFLRVPIGVNDSREPVLLDLKESSELGMGPHGLCVGATGSGKSELLRTLVLALVATHPPEDLALVLVDYKGGATFAPFANLPHVAGVITNLENQAGLVERVHASLAGEVKRRQQVLKDAGNIADIGDYAALRAHQRPDLEPLPHLFVVIDEFGELLTAKPDFIDLFLSIGRIGRSIGVHLLLSSQRIEGGNLKGLDTYLSYRLGLRTFSADESRTVLDTTDAFHLPPLPGFGYLKVDTSHYDRFKASYVSGAYRGPVQRGEEEDTGPLALPYETFNSTAGAKDASAPEQTVRRREMGPTELGVMVEQLANAAGPVRRIWLPPLPDAITLDRVAGPLDVGTRGMQLAGRRAPLEVPLGLLDDPARQWQGQWYLDLTMAGGHAAVIGGPQSGKTTLLRTLVLSLALTHTPQEVGVYGLDLVGGGLAALSGLPHVGGVAGRVDRERVARTIDEVRTMLAAREELFREHGIDSVDQLRALHAAGRLPQLASAEVVLVIDGFGALRDDFEELEDAVADILQRGGGYGIHVVAGMLRWNDVRIAVQSNFGTRVELRLNDPSESSIDSKLAVTLSPDEPGRVLTAGKLFAQVALPRTDSLADTADLGAVLERAARSIRATWSGEVAQPVRVLPHRLESHVLPGPVAEPRRVPIGLDQTALDPVLLDLFQHDQHLLVMGDSECGKTNLLKTIAGGLIERYSEDELVFAVMDPRRSLRGAIPDEFNGGYAYNAKLCAGLATAVCTELSKRLPDDGAGLEDLEPGSWGGGPRIVVLIDDYDVLTTAGQEPLAPFLPYIPSAVDIGLHFVLTRRVAGASRGIYEPLVQGLRESGSSALLMAGDRGEGQLFPGVYASWQPPGRGVLIRRGQSNRLIQTVYSPA
- a CDS encoding DUF6177 family protein — protein: MTKDVIALTQRMPDPSAMLAGLLSGGPDKLVDTAGEGAVVRLCDAEGRPLVSVEAPLLVQVAGEAERLLGATPPPLPYWWTEARATTGVEEAERLAGTFAARLAALADGSAWPPEAARSLAVVKTDGVSVAPTPAAAQPAVDVLTDKVAVVIQDRPVVAMTAWLQDAFQTAADAELGLQVVTPPGTTLSPAVRASLSNWPSRWVVRDERDGYYDGQSGAVLRWQDGTFAPVAAADTTADDPRTPVAASYQEATDTGEQQLAITFRTIHPADDRLVLGGALESIWRELTGEPPAGWGTAEPANLPWSPRQMTDLAYERAPEPTWFVVVGSPDRPGLATVRVSRTKAGVEEYVTLMFGYGHDEKPPVGSLPRAAEVLATRHRLLSMLVQIRKARRDLAVPPRFEGPGVPLAFVLGADEVRKMPGDRARNTPLAQPPVPLGPKTRPAMYYPLPGDPLDLSGWQDFERLMRHLKGE